One genomic window of Ruegeria sp. THAF33 includes the following:
- the hpaE gene encoding 5-carboxymethyl-2-hydroxymuconate semialdehyde dehydrogenase: MSALDTNIEKLNGFLDRFRETGIRNRIAGEDRDGSAGVFQSVSPVDKSVICDVAHGTADDIDAAAKAAHAAFAEWRDMPATQRRRILLNVADAIEARAEEIALCECWDTGQTLRFMSKAALRGAENFRYFADQVIQARDGQHLKSPTLMNVTTRVPIGPVGVITPWNTPFMLSTWKIAPALAAGCTVVHKPAEDSPLTARLLVEIAEQAGLPKGVLNTVNGFGPDAGKALCEHALIKAIAFVGESRTGSLIVKQGADTHKRNHLELGGKNPVVVFDDADLDRALDAVIFMIYSINGERCTSSSRLLVQDTIKEDFEARLIERVNNIKVGHPLDPDTEIGPLVTEEHYTKVTSYFDIAKEDGATVAAGGVTVGDAGYFVRPTLFTNATNQMRIAREEIFGPVLTSIPFSTEDEALETANDTPYGLTGYVWTNDLTRALRFTDKLEAGMIWVNSENVRHLPTPFGGVKASGIGRDGGDWSFEFYMEQKHIGFATGQHKIMQLGK; encoded by the coding sequence ATGAGCGCACTGGACACAAACATCGAAAAGCTGAACGGCTTTCTGGATCGGTTCCGGGAAACGGGCATCCGCAACCGTATCGCGGGTGAAGACCGAGACGGATCTGCCGGAGTGTTTCAGTCGGTCTCGCCCGTCGATAAATCCGTGATCTGTGATGTTGCCCATGGCACGGCAGATGACATCGACGCGGCAGCCAAGGCCGCCCACGCAGCCTTTGCAGAGTGGCGAGACATGCCCGCCACCCAACGCCGTCGCATCTTGTTGAATGTGGCTGATGCCATTGAAGCGCGCGCCGAGGAAATAGCACTGTGCGAGTGCTGGGACACGGGGCAGACCCTGCGTTTCATGTCAAAGGCAGCTTTGCGCGGGGCAGAGAACTTCCGGTATTTCGCGGATCAGGTGATTCAGGCGCGGGATGGGCAGCACCTGAAGTCTCCGACGCTGATGAATGTGACGACCCGTGTGCCGATTGGCCCGGTTGGCGTGATTACCCCGTGGAACACGCCGTTCATGCTGTCGACCTGGAAGATCGCGCCTGCGTTGGCTGCGGGTTGCACGGTGGTTCACAAACCCGCCGAGGATTCCCCTCTGACGGCCCGTCTTCTGGTGGAAATCGCCGAACAGGCAGGGCTGCCCAAAGGTGTGCTGAACACGGTCAACGGGTTTGGCCCCGACGCTGGCAAGGCCTTGTGCGAGCATGCGCTGATCAAGGCCATTGCCTTTGTGGGCGAAAGCCGTACCGGCAGTCTGATCGTCAAGCAAGGCGCAGATACCCATAAGCGCAACCATCTGGAACTGGGTGGAAAAAACCCGGTTGTCGTGTTTGATGATGCGGATCTGGACCGCGCTTTGGATGCCGTGATCTTCATGATCTATTCGATCAATGGCGAGCGCTGCACCTCGTCTTCGCGGCTTTTGGTGCAGGACACGATCAAGGAAGACTTCGAAGCCAGATTGATTGAGCGCGTCAACAACATCAAGGTGGGCCACCCCTTGGACCCCGATACCGAGATCGGGCCGTTGGTGACCGAAGAACACTACACCAAGGTTACGAGCTATTTCGACATCGCCAAGGAAGATGGCGCAACTGTCGCCGCTGGCGGCGTCACGGTGGGGGATGCGGGCTATTTCGTCCGGCCGACCCTGTTCACCAATGCCACCAACCAGATGCGCATCGCGCGTGAGGAGATATTTGGCCCTGTCCTGACCTCGATCCCGTTCTCGACCGAGGATGAGGCGCTGGAGACCGCCAACGACACGCCGTATGGCCTGACCGGCTATGTCTGGACCAATGATCTGACCCGCGCGCTTCGGTTTACAGACAAGCTGGAGGCTGGAATGATCTGGGTGAATTCCGAGAACGTGCGTCACCTGCCCACGCCGTTCGGTGGGGTCAAAGCGTCCGGCATCGGCCGGGATGGCGGCGACTGGAGCTTTGAATTCTATATGGAACAGAAACATATCGGCTTTGCCACCGGTCAGCACAAGATCATGCAGTTGGGTAAATAG
- a CDS encoding tripartite tricarboxylate transporter TctB family protein has product MIAKTLQDMFRRYRRPGDIVFAFLFFGFSLFLLSQIGAETQAVKRTKWFAQPALWPKIAIWGMVLFSGLHLLGSFLSPRIPGRLREVTFWLMSLEYVAYFLIYVVAVPWLGYLPSTMLFAALLTIRLGFRLPGAFCVALGFGAVVAVVFRALLQVNIPAGRIYEYLPDGLRAFALTYL; this is encoded by the coding sequence ATGATAGCAAAGACGCTGCAAGACATGTTCCGACGGTATCGACGTCCTGGCGATATTGTCTTTGCTTTCCTTTTCTTCGGCTTCTCCCTGTTCCTTCTCAGCCAGATCGGCGCTGAGACTCAGGCCGTCAAACGAACCAAGTGGTTTGCGCAACCCGCCCTGTGGCCCAAGATCGCGATCTGGGGCATGGTTTTGTTCAGCGGCCTCCACTTGCTGGGCTCCTTCCTGTCCCCACGCATTCCCGGACGGTTGCGAGAGGTGACGTTCTGGTTGATGTCCCTCGAATACGTTGCCTACTTCCTGATCTATGTCGTGGCGGTTCCGTGGCTTGGATACCTGCCATCGACCATGCTTTTTGCAGCCCTGCTGACGATACGATTGGGGTTTCGATTGCCCGGGGCTTTTTGCGTTGCACTTGGCTTCGGCGCGGTCGTTGCAGTCGTTTTCCGCGCGTTGCTTCAGGTGAACATTCCTGCCGGTCGGATATACGAATACCTGCCCGACGGGCTGCGCGCCTTTGCGCTGACCTACCTGTGA
- a CDS encoding aspartate aminotransferase family protein, with amino-acid sequence MTLPAKSAELIERRARLLGPNVSTFYDEPVHFVKGEGVWLWDADGRKYLDCYNNVPHVGHCNPRVVEAICRQARTLNTHTRYLHDGILDYVEKLTGTMDDSLDTAILTCTGSEANDIALRMAEAMTGKRGIIATDATYHGNTALVSQLSKSNIPTVGFGLGRYFRFVSAPDSYRHPDPDGSKFADAVAEQIAEHEKAGTGFAALILCPYFLNEGFPDNPDGWLAPTAKVVRQAGGLLICDEVQSGFGRTGTHMWAHQKLGVVPDVMTLGKPMANGHPVGGVVTGSEIISAFRKGYRYFNTFGGNPVSCAAAMAVLDEIEDQSLVAHARSVGDHARKRLNLLKEKYNVIGDIRGSGLIFGAEMVLDRDSKEPAGEFTDRIINAMRQRGIIHSKLGRHKNTLKIRPPMPFSVENADLLFDTLDDVLAETPLVA; translated from the coding sequence ATGACCCTTCCAGCAAAATCCGCGGAACTCATTGAACGCAGGGCCCGGTTGCTGGGGCCCAATGTATCGACCTTCTATGACGAACCCGTTCATTTCGTGAAAGGTGAAGGCGTCTGGCTGTGGGATGCGGACGGGCGCAAGTATCTGGATTGCTACAACAACGTGCCTCATGTGGGGCATTGCAACCCGCGCGTGGTCGAGGCGATCTGTCGTCAGGCGCGCACGCTCAACACGCACACCCGGTATCTGCATGACGGGATTCTGGACTATGTGGAAAAACTGACCGGAACGATGGACGACTCCCTGGATACGGCCATCCTCACCTGTACCGGCTCCGAGGCAAATGACATTGCTCTGCGAATGGCCGAGGCGATGACCGGAAAACGAGGGATTATTGCCACCGACGCCACCTATCACGGCAATACCGCGCTGGTCAGCCAGTTGAGCAAATCGAACATCCCGACGGTCGGCTTCGGTCTGGGCCGGTATTTCCGCTTTGTCAGCGCACCCGACAGCTATCGCCATCCCGACCCGGATGGGTCAAAATTCGCCGATGCCGTGGCGGAACAGATTGCGGAACACGAAAAGGCCGGCACCGGTTTTGCCGCATTGATCCTCTGCCCTTATTTTCTGAACGAGGGGTTTCCCGACAATCCGGACGGTTGGCTGGCACCCACGGCCAAGGTCGTCCGCCAGGCCGGGGGCCTGCTGATCTGCGACGAGGTGCAATCAGGCTTTGGCCGAACCGGCACCCACATGTGGGCGCATCAGAAGTTGGGCGTTGTGCCGGATGTCATGACCTTGGGCAAACCCATGGCCAACGGCCATCCGGTGGGCGGCGTGGTCACGGGTTCCGAGATCATTTCGGCATTCCGCAAGGGATATCGGTACTTCAACACGTTTGGCGGAAACCCTGTTTCCTGTGCTGCCGCGATGGCGGTTTTGGACGAGATCGAAGACCAGAGCCTGGTCGCACATGCCAGATCCGTTGGCGACCATGCGCGAAAACGGCTGAACCTTTTGAAAGAAAAGTATAACGTCATCGGAGACATACGCGGCTCGGGGCTGATATTCGGGGCTGAAATGGTCCTTGATCGCGACAGCAAGGAACCCGCCGGAGAATTCACTGACCGTATCATCAACGCCATGCGCCAGCGTGGGATCATTCACTCCAAGCTTGGGCGTCACAAGAATACTCTGAAAATTCGCCCGCCCATGCCATTCTCTGTCGAAAACGCGGATCTCCTTTTCGACACGCTGGACGACGTGTTGGCGGAAACGCCGCTGGTCGCATGA
- a CDS encoding tripartite tricarboxylate transporter permease — MDNLISGFAILAQWQVVVALVIGSVGGVIIGALPGVGAAVAIAILLPATFAFEPIVGLTLLLGIYGSSMYGGAIPAILINTPGTAVNALTTYDGYPMTKRGEGHRALSLAYSASFFGGIFSILCLIILSPVLAWVAPHFGSREIFLAALMGILLVILAHRGQTFSAAMLAFFGIFLSTVGLEPVKYTKRFTFDQTWLSSGVDLIVVVLGLFAISQALLLLVDKEHAPGEAHVRGSIFAGLKELLGLKRIATVSSSLGVLMGMIPGTGEFTSQFLSYTYAQKTSEDPDKFGDGSPEGLVASEAANNAVPGAAMIPLLALGIPGEALTAMMLSVFYVHNVIPGPQLFADQMDFVMALYMSLILLNVIVLVFLLFSTNLLLKIIQIPTRFLGIMILTLSFVGVFSLRNSVTDCAIAAGFGVFGLILKRLNLPIVPIILGMVLGGIMEVKLRSAMARVKSPLDFIDRPIAAILFIMILGILLLHVRSLIKEHKERIRPQPVLDEDSTQQG; from the coding sequence ATGGACAATCTGATTTCCGGCTTTGCAATTCTGGCGCAGTGGCAGGTCGTCGTGGCACTGGTCATCGGATCGGTGGGCGGGGTCATCATCGGCGCGTTGCCCGGCGTCGGCGCTGCTGTCGCAATTGCCATCCTGCTGCCCGCCACCTTCGCGTTCGAGCCCATCGTCGGCCTGACCCTTCTGTTGGGCATCTACGGGTCGTCCATGTATGGCGGCGCAATCCCCGCCATCCTGATCAACACGCCCGGTACCGCCGTCAATGCACTGACCACCTATGACGGCTATCCCATGACCAAGCGCGGCGAGGGCCACCGGGCCCTATCGCTGGCCTATTCGGCGTCGTTTTTCGGCGGCATCTTCTCGATCCTCTGTCTGATCATCCTGTCACCCGTATTGGCCTGGGTTGCCCCGCATTTCGGCAGCCGCGAGATTTTTCTGGCCGCACTCATGGGCATCCTTCTGGTGATCCTGGCCCATCGCGGGCAAACCTTCTCGGCCGCGATGCTGGCATTCTTCGGCATCTTCCTCAGCACCGTCGGTCTAGAACCCGTCAAATACACCAAACGTTTCACCTTTGACCAAACCTGGCTTTCGTCAGGTGTCGATCTGATCGTGGTGGTTCTTGGGCTGTTCGCCATCAGTCAGGCGCTGCTGTTGCTGGTCGACAAAGAACACGCGCCGGGCGAAGCCCATGTGCGCGGCAGCATCTTCGCGGGCCTCAAAGAGCTGCTGGGCCTGAAACGCATCGCGACGGTTTCGTCCTCGCTGGGCGTGCTCATGGGCATGATACCGGGCACTGGCGAATTCACATCACAGTTCCTGTCATACACATACGCACAGAAAACCTCTGAGGACCCAGACAAATTCGGCGATGGGTCACCCGAAGGCCTGGTGGCGTCCGAGGCGGCCAACAATGCCGTTCCCGGGGCTGCGATGATTCCACTGCTGGCGCTGGGTATTCCGGGCGAGGCGCTGACCGCGATGATGCTGTCCGTCTTCTATGTTCACAATGTGATCCCCGGACCGCAGCTTTTCGCCGACCAGATGGATTTTGTCATGGCGCTGTACATGTCGCTGATCCTGCTCAACGTGATTGTTCTGGTCTTTCTTTTGTTCTCGACCAACCTGCTGCTGAAGATCATTCAGATCCCGACGCGCTTTCTGGGAATCATGATCCTGACGCTTTCCTTTGTAGGGGTATTCAGCCTGCGCAACTCAGTCACGGACTGTGCCATTGCCGCCGGGTTCGGCGTGTTCGGGCTGATCCTGAAGCGCCTGAACCTGCCCATTGTTCCGATCATTCTGGGCATGGTTCTGGGCGGGATCATGGAGGTCAAACTGCGCAGCGCCATGGCGCGGGTGAAGTCGCCACTTGATTTCATCGACCGGCCGATTGCCGCAATACTTTTCATCATGATCCTCGGGATCCTTCTGCTGCACGTTCGCTCGCTGATCAAGGAACACAAGGAACGTATCAGACCGCAGCCGGTTCTCGACGAAGACTCAACTCAGCAAGGATAA
- a CDS encoding aminotransferase class III-fold pyridoxal phosphate-dependent enzyme: MKDSNFLKENNARYFWHPMAHPADSRKNPPTILSGGEGVNITDVDGHTALDAVGGLWNVNLGYSCEPVKQAIADQLNALPYYSTFRGTSNDKAIELSYELAQFFEADGLTRSFFTSGGSDSVEIALKLARQYHKVRGEAGRTKFISLKQGYHGTHFAAASVNGNQKFRAVYEPMMPGCFHVPAPWTYRNPFDETDPERLAQLCVKALEAEIAFQGANTVAAFIMEPVLGAGGVIPPHKSFMPMVREVCSKHGILLISDEIITAFGRTGSESGARHWGVQPDIMTTAKAITNGYFPFGAAMISGAVAEVFESDTTGLASVDQGYTYSGHPVGAAAALAALSEINRLRIWENAAARGDELFAGLQKLADKHDAIGDVRGGEGLMCALELVSDRATKAPVAKHLPLQVQKAAYEDGVMVRVSGNNIILSPPLIVTSEDVAKILSALDTGLATL; the protein is encoded by the coding sequence ATGAAAGACTCCAACTTTCTGAAGGAAAACAACGCCCGGTACTTCTGGCACCCGATGGCGCACCCAGCCGACAGCCGGAAGAACCCACCGACCATTCTCAGCGGTGGTGAAGGGGTCAACATCACTGATGTCGATGGCCACACGGCGCTGGACGCCGTGGGGGGGTTGTGGAACGTCAATCTGGGCTATTCCTGTGAACCGGTGAAACAGGCCATAGCGGATCAGCTGAACGCGTTGCCCTATTACTCGACCTTTCGCGGCACCAGCAACGACAAGGCGATCGAGCTGTCCTATGAGCTGGCCCAGTTCTTCGAGGCCGACGGGCTGACCCGTTCATTCTTTACGTCGGGCGGGTCGGATTCGGTCGAAATTGCGCTGAAGCTTGCGCGTCAATATCACAAGGTCCGGGGTGAAGCAGGGCGCACCAAGTTCATCAGCCTGAAGCAGGGTTATCACGGCACCCATTTTGCTGCCGCCTCGGTCAACGGCAACCAGAAATTCCGCGCGGTGTATGAGCCGATGATGCCCGGCTGTTTTCACGTGCCTGCGCCGTGGACCTATCGCAACCCGTTTGACGAAACCGACCCCGAGCGTCTGGCGCAGCTTTGCGTCAAGGCGCTTGAGGCCGAGATCGCTTTTCAGGGTGCAAACACTGTGGCGGCCTTCATCATGGAGCCGGTGCTGGGGGCCGGGGGGGTGATCCCGCCGCACAAGAGCTTCATGCCCATGGTGCGCGAGGTCTGTTCGAAACACGGCATCCTGCTGATCTCGGACGAGATCATCACCGCCTTTGGTCGTACCGGCAGCGAGAGCGGTGCGCGGCACTGGGGTGTTCAGCCCGACATCATGACGACGGCCAAGGCGATCACCAACGGGTATTTCCCTTTTGGCGCGGCCATGATTTCCGGTGCGGTCGCAGAGGTGTTTGAAAGTGACACCACGGGCCTGGCGTCCGTGGATCAGGGGTACACCTATTCTGGCCATCCGGTCGGGGCGGCCGCGGCCTTGGCCGCCCTGTCCGAGATCAACCGGCTGAGGATCTGGGAAAATGCTGCTGCGCGCGGGGACGAGTTGTTTGCCGGCTTGCAAAAGCTGGCCGACAAGCATGACGCGATCGGGGACGTGCGGGGCGGCGAGGGGCTGATGTGTGCATTGGAACTGGTTTCGGACCGGGCGACCAAGGCACCTGTCGCAAAACACCTGCCGCTTCAGGTTCAGAAAGCCGCATATGAAGATGGCGTGATGGTGCGTGTATCTGGCAACAACATCATTCTGTCGCCGCCGCTGATCGTCACTTCGGAAGATGTGGCCAAAATTCTGTCGGCGCTGGATACCGGTCTTGCCACTTTGTAG
- a CDS encoding 5-carboxymethyl-2-hydroxymuconate Delta-isomerase, translated as MPHFHVEYSGNLEDRIDMDGLCECIRSTAAVIETFPMPGIRVRATRVDHYAIADGNPAHGFIDISIRLRAGRSADVKEDATQRIFEAVKTYLAPVFSRHSIALSLEMRDIDPKLSPKAGTIRDHLSATTQET; from the coding sequence ATGCCTCACTTCCACGTCGAATATTCCGGCAATCTTGAAGACAGGATCGACATGGATGGCCTGTGCGAGTGCATTCGGTCAACGGCGGCCGTGATCGAGACCTTTCCCATGCCCGGCATTCGTGTGCGCGCGACGCGTGTCGATCATTACGCCATAGCGGACGGCAACCCGGCGCATGGATTCATTGATATCTCGATCCGCCTGCGGGCGGGCCGATCCGCGGATGTCAAAGAGGATGCGACACAGCGCATATTCGAGGCGGTCAAAACATATCTGGCGCCGGTTTTTTCACGGCATTCCATCGCGCTCTCGCTTGAGATGCGTGACATCGACCCCAAGCTGTCGCCCAAGGCCGGTACGATCCGCGACCACCTGTCGGCGACCACGCAGGAGACCTGA
- a CDS encoding tripartite tricarboxylate transporter substrate binding protein, with product MKKFLTAAAFAASATAALAEYPEKPVSFVVPWPPGDLEDVLTRMIADEFQAMYGVPAAVVNKPGGGGGPFPGAVEVATAPADGYTIGSFVIGVPVIGPEIGIPELNPNPFDPIGIFLTYPFVIAASKDAPFSNWEELADYGKENDVALGHFGSVLPPTQVTFAAAVSSGFDFASEAAFDALDCNTLASGDVDVINTTLQLILPCLDQVNVLASIGGERISLVPDTPTIVELNPDLPLALWNGLFVHKDTPADAREKISAAAQKALSSDKAKKLAEETGALIYWQDPDASNAQIEQDKASFAKIEEILGE from the coding sequence ATGAAGAAATTTCTAACAGCCGCCGCTTTTGCGGCTTCGGCCACTGCCGCACTGGCAGAGTACCCTGAAAAGCCGGTAAGTTTTGTCGTCCCCTGGCCTCCGGGTGATCTGGAAGATGTCCTTACCCGGATGATCGCCGACGAATTCCAGGCTATGTACGGTGTGCCTGCCGCTGTCGTGAACAAACCCGGCGGCGGAGGCGGCCCATTCCCCGGCGCGGTCGAGGTGGCAACCGCTCCGGCGGATGGCTACACCATCGGCTCATTCGTCATCGGCGTACCTGTCATCGGTCCCGAAATCGGAATTCCCGAACTCAACCCGAATCCTTTTGATCCAATTGGCATCTTCCTGACCTATCCCTTCGTCATCGCGGCCAGCAAAGACGCGCCGTTTTCAAATTGGGAAGAACTGGCCGACTACGGCAAGGAAAATGACGTGGCGCTTGGCCATTTCGGCTCGGTTCTGCCCCCCACTCAGGTCACATTTGCAGCTGCGGTCAGCAGCGGGTTCGACTTTGCCAGCGAAGCGGCTTTCGACGCCCTGGATTGCAACACGCTGGCTTCAGGCGACGTGGATGTCATCAATACGACGCTACAGCTTATCCTTCCCTGCCTTGATCAAGTGAACGTCCTTGCCAGCATCGGCGGCGAGCGGATTTCATTGGTTCCGGATACGCCGACGATCGTGGAGCTCAATCCGGATCTGCCATTGGCCCTTTGGAACGGGCTGTTTGTGCACAAGGACACGCCTGCCGACGCGCGTGAAAAGATCTCGGCTGCCGCGCAGAAAGCGTTGTCCTCGGACAAGGCCAAGAAGCTGGCTGAGGAAACGGGTGCCCTGATCTACTGGCAGGACCCGGATGCTTCGAATGCTCAGATCGAGCAGGACAAAGCCTCTTTCGCCAAGATCGAAGAGATTCTGGGCGAATAA
- the hpaR gene encoding homoprotocatechuate degradation operon regulator HpaR — MNTQSHSKSTARSLPIALLRARETVMAPIRDMLQGIQLTEQKWRILRVLDELGEVEQSTIAHEACLLLPSVTRILRTMEADGQITRRQDSDDKRRTMVKITEAGRTILRENLATSLAISSNIETQMGKEKLDQLLDLLEELQAIKV; from the coding sequence ATGAACACTCAAAGCCATTCCAAAAGCACCGCCCGGTCCCTTCCGATCGCGTTGCTGCGTGCCCGCGAAACCGTCATGGCTCCGATCCGGGATATGCTGCAAGGCATCCAACTGACCGAGCAGAAATGGCGCATCCTGCGCGTTCTGGACGAGTTGGGCGAAGTGGAGCAAAGCACCATCGCGCACGAGGCGTGCCTGCTGCTGCCCAGCGTGACCCGCATTTTGCGCACGATGGAGGCCGACGGCCAGATCACCCGCCGTCAGGACAGCGACGACAAACGCCGCACCATGGTCAAGATCACCGAAGCAGGCCGCACCATCCTAAGGGAAAACCTGGCCACTTCACTTGCGATCTCCAGCAATATCGAAACGCAGATGGGCAAGGAGAAGCTGGATCAGCTGCTGGACCTGCTCGAGGAGCTGCAAGCCATCAAAGTCTGA
- a CDS encoding IclR family transcriptional regulator, translating to MGTALNALKMLDYFSNARPEIGLSHLARLSGLNKATALRHLRALEEFGLIEQNPMTKSYAIGPAALRLAALREIARPGIEGARQKMQAAMQVVGESLHLSLLEKTGLQTALVVETTQHSVRVSLDPSEMLPLNATASGLCMLSFGPAHLLEQLDQHVQARFTQATLTDPKLIKERVAKIRVSGWADSRGSYEEGVFGYAAPIFGIDQVALGTIAIAVPETRATSDRLPAILSTLHSLSADLTAGFGGQLPDSFPTGFHP from the coding sequence ATGGGTACAGCCCTTAACGCCCTAAAAATGCTGGACTACTTTTCCAATGCCCGCCCTGAGATCGGGCTGAGTCACCTGGCGCGGTTGTCCGGGCTAAACAAAGCAACGGCGTTGCGGCACCTGCGCGCGCTCGAGGAGTTCGGGTTGATCGAGCAGAATCCGATGACGAAATCCTATGCGATCGGGCCGGCGGCTTTGCGTTTGGCCGCGCTGCGAGAGATAGCCAGGCCCGGCATCGAGGGCGCGCGCCAAAAGATGCAGGCCGCTATGCAGGTGGTCGGTGAATCCCTGCATCTGTCTTTGCTTGAGAAAACGGGGTTGCAGACGGCGCTTGTGGTGGAAACAACGCAGCACAGTGTCCGCGTCAGTCTGGATCCCAGCGAGATGCTTCCGCTCAATGCGACGGCATCAGGTCTTTGCATGCTCAGTTTCGGGCCGGCTCACCTCTTGGAGCAGTTGGATCAGCACGTGCAGGCACGGTTTACGCAAGCCACGCTTACTGATCCGAAGCTTATCAAGGAACGGGTCGCAAAGATCAGAGTTTCAGGCTGGGCCGACAGCCGAGGCAGTTACGAAGAAGGTGTTTTTGGATATGCCGCGCCGATCTTCGGCATCGATCAGGTCGCATTGGGTACCATCGCGATAGCTGTCCCGGAAACCCGGGCAACCAGCGACCGCCTTCCGGCAATACTGTCCACGCTGCATTCACTTTCGGCTGATCTGACTGCTGGTTTTGGCGGCCAGTTGCCCGACTCCTTTCCAACCGGATTCCACCCGTGA
- a CDS encoding aldehyde dehydrogenase: MDQSSIDALRAQDIAPRGHFINGRSQDGETGARHQVLSPINGQPLALIAEGTPADVDMAVRAARSAFEDGRWSRMAPAGRRKVLLKLADLIEARALELAVLGVRDNGTEITMAYKAEALSAAATFRYYAEAIDKIYGQIAPTSGDVLGLVHHAPVGVVGAIVPWNFPLMIGSWKIAPALAAGNSVVLKPAESASLSLLKIAELAAEAGVPDGVFNVVTGRGAVVGEALALSMDVDIMVFTGSGTTGRRLLEYSARSNLKRCYLELGGKSPNIVFADAPDLAEAAKVSAAGIFRNSGQVCVAGSRLLVQQEIYEDFVAEISRHAEGFRVGDPLDLNSQIGAVHSLPELQANLDFVTKAEAEGAERRTGGNRILTETGGYYMAPTVMANVKETDTLFQNEVFGPVLAVTPFADEDEALRLANATVYGLAGGVWTSNLSRAHRMVAGIRAGVVHVNTYGGADLTVPLGGVRQSGNGHDKSLHAIEKYFDLKTAWIKL; the protein is encoded by the coding sequence ATGGATCAATCCTCGATTGATGCGCTGCGTGCGCAGGACATTGCTCCGCGCGGGCATTTCATAAACGGTCGCAGTCAGGATGGCGAAACCGGGGCCCGGCATCAGGTTCTGTCTCCGATCAACGGCCAACCTCTGGCGCTGATCGCCGAAGGCACACCGGCCGATGTCGATATGGCCGTGCGCGCGGCACGCAGTGCTTTCGAGGACGGGCGATGGTCGCGCATGGCCCCTGCCGGCCGCAGGAAAGTGCTGCTGAAGCTGGCCGACCTGATCGAAGCCCGCGCGCTTGAACTGGCCGTGCTGGGCGTGCGCGACAACGGAACCGAGATCACCATGGCCTACAAGGCCGAGGCGCTCTCGGCGGCGGCCACTTTCCGGTATTATGCCGAGGCGATCGACAAGATCTACGGACAGATCGCCCCGACAAGCGGTGACGTCCTGGGTCTTGTGCATCACGCTCCGGTCGGGGTTGTCGGAGCCATCGTGCCCTGGAACTTTCCACTGATGATCGGCAGCTGGAAAATTGCGCCGGCACTGGCCGCAGGCAATTCCGTCGTACTGAAACCTGCCGAAAGCGCCTCACTCAGCCTGCTCAAGATTGCCGAGCTTGCCGCAGAAGCCGGAGTGCCCGATGGGGTGTTCAACGTCGTGACCGGGCGTGGTGCGGTCGTGGGTGAAGCGCTGGCCCTGTCGATGGATGTCGACATCATGGTGTTTACCGGGTCGGGCACAACCGGGCGGCGGCTGCTGGAGTATTCCGCGCGGTCGAACCTGAAACGCTGCTATCTGGAACTGGGGGGCAAGTCCCCGAACATCGTTTTTGCCGACGCCCCTGATCTGGCCGAAGCGGCCAAGGTTTCCGCGGCGGGCATCTTCCGCAACTCTGGTCAGGTCTGCGTCGCCGGATCGCGCCTGTTGGTCCAGCAAGAGATCTACGAGGACTTCGTCGCCGAGATCAGCCGCCACGCCGAAGGCTTTCGCGTCGGCGACCCGCTGGATCTCAACAGCCAGATCGGTGCGGTCCACAGCCTGCCAGAGCTTCAGGCCAATCTGGATTTCGTCACCAAGGCCGAGGCCGAAGGCGCCGAACGCCGGACCGGCGGAAACCGCATCCTGACGGAGACCGGAGGCTATTACATGGCGCCGACCGTGATGGCCAACGTGAAAGAGACCGACACCCTGTTCCAGAATGAGGTCTTTGGCCCTGTTCTGGCCGTCACGCCCTTTGCCGACGAAGACGAAGCGCTGCGCCTTGCCAATGCCACCGTTTATGGGTTGGCCGGTGGTGTCTGGACCTCGAACCTCAGCCGCGCGCATCGCATGGTGGCAGGCATTCGCGCCGGCGTTGTGCATGTCAATACATATGGCGGTGCCGACCTGACCGTTCCGCTGGGCGGCGTTCGCCAATCCGGCAACGGGCACGACAAATCGCTGCACGCGATCGAGAAATACTTCGATCTGAAAACCGCCTGGATAAAACTCTGA